A single window of Luteipulveratus halotolerans DNA harbors:
- the orn gene encoding oligoribonuclease, with product MSDSVPGRAQTDRIVWIDCEMTGLDLRADALIEVAALVTDFELNQLGDGVDLVIKPPAEALEQMNDFVREMHTTSALLDELDAGVTLAEAQDQVLAYVREFAPDARKAPLGGNTVATDRNFLARDMPELEQHLHYRIIDVSSIKELSRRWYPRAYFNAPKKDGGHRALADIRESINELRYYREAVFVPQPGPDTNAAKAIAEKHVLPPLA from the coding sequence GTGAGCGACTCAGTGCCTGGACGTGCCCAGACCGACCGGATCGTGTGGATCGACTGCGAGATGACCGGTCTCGACCTGCGGGCCGACGCCCTCATCGAGGTCGCGGCGCTGGTCACCGACTTCGAGCTCAACCAGCTCGGCGACGGAGTCGACCTGGTGATCAAGCCTCCGGCCGAGGCACTGGAGCAGATGAACGACTTCGTCCGCGAGATGCACACCACGAGCGCTCTGCTCGACGAGCTCGACGCCGGCGTGACCCTCGCCGAGGCGCAGGACCAGGTGCTGGCGTACGTCCGCGAGTTCGCCCCCGACGCGCGCAAGGCGCCGCTCGGCGGCAACACCGTCGCGACCGACCGCAACTTCCTCGCCCGCGACATGCCCGAGCTGGAGCAGCACCTGCACTACCGGATCATCGACGTGTCGTCGATCAAGGAGCTCTCGCGCCGCTGGTACCCGCGCGCCTACTTCAACGCCCCCAAGAAGGACGGCGGCCACCGAGCGCTCGCCGACATCCGCGAGTCGATCAACGAGCTGCGCTACTACCGCGAGGCCGTGTTCGTCCCACAGCCCGGCCCGGACACCAACGCGGCGAAGGCGATCGCCGAGAAGCACGTCCTGCCGCCGCTGGCCTGA
- the efeB gene encoding iron uptake transporter deferrochelatase/peroxidase subunit, which produces MTDEQQENPRAGVSRRRLLGITGTGAAVGAATFAGGLGLGRATADDSVPQGGSRTYPFYGGHQSGVVTPAQDRLHFAAFDVTATTREDLITLLQAWTLAAAEMTQGRPAQADETSYDAPPADTGEADGLPASGLTLTFGFGPSLFRDAQGKDRFGIAARQPKELARLPHFPADKLDPSRSDGDLCVQACADDPQVAVHAIRNLSRIAFGSAEIRWAQLGFGRTSSTSTSQATPRNLFGFKDGTANLKAENAGDLDQHVWVARGDDPRAEWMTGGSYLVARRINMHLETWDRTSLREQEAIVGRDRPQGAPLSGGTEFTEPDFAAKGRGNEPLISATSHVQLAHPTRNGGAKMLRRGYNFTDGNDALGRLDAGLFFLAYVRRPSTQYIPMQNRLAQHDGMMEYLQHTGSALFAVPPGARAGGYVGEVLFT; this is translated from the coding sequence ATGACTGACGAGCAGCAGGAGAACCCACGGGCCGGGGTGTCGCGTCGGCGCCTCCTCGGCATCACCGGCACGGGCGCAGCGGTGGGGGCGGCGACGTTCGCCGGCGGCCTCGGACTCGGGCGCGCCACGGCCGACGACTCGGTCCCCCAGGGCGGCTCGCGCACGTACCCGTTCTACGGCGGTCACCAGTCCGGCGTCGTCACCCCGGCGCAGGACCGTCTGCACTTCGCAGCGTTCGACGTCACCGCGACGACCCGCGAGGACCTCATCACGCTGCTGCAGGCGTGGACGCTGGCGGCGGCCGAGATGACTCAGGGGCGACCCGCGCAGGCCGACGAGACGTCGTACGACGCGCCGCCCGCCGACACCGGCGAGGCCGACGGTCTCCCGGCGTCCGGTCTCACCCTGACCTTCGGGTTCGGCCCGTCGCTGTTCCGCGACGCCCAGGGCAAGGATCGCTTCGGGATCGCCGCCCGGCAGCCGAAGGAGCTGGCCCGGCTGCCGCACTTCCCGGCCGACAAGCTCGACCCGAGTCGCTCCGACGGCGACCTGTGTGTCCAGGCGTGCGCCGACGACCCGCAGGTGGCGGTGCACGCGATCCGCAACCTGTCGCGCATCGCGTTCGGATCGGCCGAGATCCGTTGGGCGCAGCTCGGGTTCGGGCGTACCTCCTCGACGTCGACGTCGCAGGCGACCCCGCGCAACCTGTTCGGGTTCAAGGACGGCACGGCCAACCTCAAGGCCGAGAACGCCGGCGACCTCGACCAGCACGTGTGGGTCGCGCGAGGTGATGACCCCAGGGCCGAGTGGATGACGGGTGGGTCCTACCTCGTCGCGCGCCGCATCAACATGCACCTCGAGACCTGGGACCGCACCTCGCTGCGCGAGCAGGAGGCGATCGTCGGTCGCGACCGTCCGCAGGGTGCACCGCTGTCGGGCGGCACCGAGTTCACCGAGCCCGACTTCGCGGCCAAGGGCAGGGGCAACGAGCCCCTCATCTCGGCGACGTCTCACGTCCAGCTCGCGCACCCGACGCGCAACGGCGGGGCCAAGATGCTGCGTCGCGGCTACAACTTCACCGACGGCAACGACGCACTCGGTCGCCTCGACGCCGGACTGTTCTTCCTGGCGTACGTCCGTCGTCCCTCGACGCAGTACATCCCGATGCAGAACCGGCTCGCCCAGCACGACGGGATGATGGAGTACCTCCAGCACACCGGGTCCGCGTTGTTCGCCGTCCCGCCGGGTGCGCGGGCCGGCGGCTACGTCGGTGAGGTGCTGTTCACCTGA
- a CDS encoding GroES family chaperonin: MLHDRVLVSREGEPGERKSGGGIVIPATASVGKRLAWAEVVALGAHVRQVNLGDRVLYDPEDKAEVELQSKDYVLLRERDLHAVTVAATTSDNGRTGLYL; the protein is encoded by the coding sequence ATGCTGCACGACCGCGTCCTGGTCTCCCGTGAGGGCGAGCCCGGTGAGCGCAAGTCCGGTGGCGGCATCGTCATCCCGGCCACCGCGAGCGTGGGCAAGCGCCTCGCCTGGGCCGAGGTCGTCGCTCTCGGCGCGCACGTGCGCCAGGTCAACCTCGGCGACCGGGTGCTCTACGACCCCGAGGACAAGGCCGAGGTCGAGCTGCAGTCCAAGGACTACGTCCTGCTGCGCGAGCGTGACCTGCACGCCGTGACCGTGGCCGCGACGACGAGCGACAACGGACGCACCGGCCTCTACCTGTGA
- a CDS encoding glycine C-acetyltransferase, with translation MYSIKDDLAATLAEIDEAGLTKHERELTSPQSAHVTTKQAEALNFCANNYLGLADHPEVVAAASNALQEWGFGMASVRFICGTQARHTELERRLADFAGQDAAILYSSCFDANGGTFEVLFGAEDAIISDELNHASLIDGIRLSKAQRFRYKNADMADLRTQLEAARDAGARRTVVVTDGVFSMDGYYAPLDEICDLADEFGALVMVDDSHAVGFVGEGGRGTHELKGVLDRVDIVTGTLGKALGGASGGYVAAHQEIVDLLRQRSRPYLFSNAVAPSVVAGSLKALELAAGSADQRKALQRNTTLFRELMDEAGFELLPGTHPITPVMFPGEDGARTAAQVADAMLERGVYVIAFSYPVVPQGKARIRVQLSAAHSEDDVRTCVQAFVDARAEVTGS, from the coding sequence ATGTACAGCATCAAGGACGACCTGGCCGCCACGCTGGCCGAGATCGACGAGGCCGGCCTCACCAAGCACGAACGTGAGCTGACCTCGCCCCAGTCGGCGCACGTCACGACGAAGCAGGCGGAGGCGCTGAACTTCTGCGCCAACAACTACCTCGGCCTGGCCGACCATCCCGAGGTCGTGGCTGCCGCCTCGAACGCCCTGCAGGAGTGGGGTTTCGGGATGGCGTCGGTGCGCTTCATCTGCGGCACGCAGGCCCGGCACACCGAGCTGGAGCGACGGCTCGCCGACTTCGCCGGGCAGGACGCCGCGATCCTCTACTCCTCCTGCTTCGACGCCAACGGCGGCACGTTCGAGGTGCTGTTCGGCGCCGAGGACGCGATCATCAGCGACGAGCTCAACCACGCGTCGCTCATCGACGGCATCCGCCTGTCGAAGGCGCAGCGCTTCCGCTACAAGAACGCCGACATGGCCGACCTGCGCACCCAGCTCGAGGCGGCCCGCGATGCCGGCGCGCGTCGTACCGTCGTGGTGACCGACGGCGTGTTCTCGATGGACGGCTACTACGCACCGCTCGACGAGATCTGTGACCTCGCAGACGAGTTCGGTGCCCTCGTCATGGTCGACGACTCGCACGCGGTCGGGTTCGTCGGCGAGGGCGGCCGCGGCACCCACGAGCTCAAGGGCGTGCTCGACCGTGTCGACATCGTCACCGGCACGCTCGGCAAGGCCCTCGGCGGCGCATCCGGCGGCTACGTCGCCGCGCACCAGGAGATCGTCGACCTGCTGCGTCAGCGCTCACGCCCCTACCTCTTCTCCAACGCTGTCGCTCCGAGCGTCGTGGCCGGCTCGCTCAAGGCGCTCGAGCTCGCGGCAGGCTCCGCCGACCAGCGAAAGGCGTTGCAGCGCAACACGACTCTGTTCCGCGAGCTGATGGACGAGGCCGGCTTCGAGCTGCTGCCCGGCACCCACCCGATCACGCCGGTGATGTTCCCGGGCGAGGACGGTGCGCGGACGGCCGCACAGGTCGCCGACGCCATGCTCGAGCGTGGCGTCTACGTGATCGCGTTCTCCTACCCGGTCGTGCCGCAGGGCAAGGCGCGCATCCGCGTCCAGCTCTCGGCAGCGCACAGCGAGGACGACGTGCGCACGTGCGTGCAGGCGTTCGTCGACGCGCGCGCCGAGGTCACCGGCAGCTGA
- the efeU gene encoding iron uptake transporter permease EfeU — protein sequence MLANYLIGLREGLEASLVVVILVAYLVKSGRTELLARIWLGVAAAVAVSLAFGALLTYGPNGLTFKAQEALGGFLSIIAVAFVTWMIFWMARTARHLSAELKGAVDKAIEAGRWSLVLVAILAVGREGLETALFLWSATSAATRDNASTTDPLLGAALGLLTAVVLAFLFYKGALKLNLSKFFTWTGFMLVLVAAGVLSYGVHDLQEAGILPGLNTLAFDVSDTIKPDSLLGTLLKGTLNFSPATTVLEAIAWVLYVVPVMALLIRQVRSSKKPQQSASPAANKEVAA from the coding sequence GTGCTCGCGAACTACCTGATCGGCCTCCGTGAGGGCCTGGAGGCGTCGCTCGTCGTCGTGATCCTGGTCGCCTACCTGGTGAAGTCCGGGCGCACGGAGCTGCTTGCGCGCATCTGGCTGGGGGTGGCGGCCGCTGTCGCCGTCTCCCTCGCGTTCGGGGCCCTGCTCACCTACGGACCCAACGGGCTGACCTTCAAGGCCCAGGAGGCCCTGGGCGGATTCCTGTCGATCATCGCGGTCGCCTTCGTGACCTGGATGATCTTCTGGATGGCGCGCACCGCCCGTCACCTGTCCGCCGAGCTCAAGGGTGCGGTCGACAAGGCGATCGAGGCGGGCCGCTGGAGCCTGGTCCTCGTCGCGATCCTCGCGGTCGGCCGCGAGGGCCTGGAGACCGCGCTGTTCCTGTGGTCGGCCACCAGCGCCGCGACCCGCGACAACGCCTCGACCACGGACCCGCTCCTCGGCGCCGCGCTCGGCCTGCTGACGGCCGTCGTCCTTGCGTTCCTGTTCTACAAGGGCGCACTCAAGCTCAACCTGTCGAAGTTCTTCACCTGGACCGGCTTCATGCTCGTGCTCGTCGCGGCCGGCGTGCTGTCGTACGGCGTCCACGACCTGCAGGAGGCCGGCATCCTGCCCGGCCTCAACACGCTCGCGTTCGACGTCTCGGACACGATCAAGCCCGACTCGCTGCTCGGCACCCTGCTCAAGGGCACGCTCAACTTCTCACCGGCGACCACCGTGCTCGAGGCGATCGCCTGGGTCCTGTACGTCGTCCCCGTCATGGCCCTGCTCATCCGGCAGGTCCGCAGCTCCAAGAAACCCCAGCAGTCCGCGTCCCCCGCGGCGAACAAGGAGGTCGCGGCGTGA
- a CDS encoding PrsW family intramembrane metalloprotease, with protein sequence MTGGAMPPAHEPMPAVRAVRMRSLASRRPVLRRWLLIAVLTVVFGFCGVLMLALVGATAGVTGTVLGAVLSVVVVGIVVPVFLWVDRFESEPAGMLLFAFLWGACVATLGAAFLNDIGGYLLGAADEGNPLVAVGVAPVVEEVLKGLAPFLLLLFRRREIDGILDGMVYAGLAACGFAFVEDILYLANGYASAGEDGLVGTFVVRVLMSPFAHPMFTICTGVGIGVAATSRTALVRWTAPLIGLACAVTLHSLWNAAAVVSSGGWLVVYVVVQVPLFLMFIGLLVWARRREASMIGAQLSPYADRGWLTHAEVAMLSSMPERRYARGWAAAHGGAPSKQQMHEFQDAASELAMLRARLNRGQVDEQALGEERALLDLMSQRRQQFLGTAIYRKFEVLGHL encoded by the coding sequence ATGACTGGGGGAGCGATGCCGCCTGCGCACGAGCCGATGCCCGCCGTGCGTGCTGTCCGCATGCGTTCGCTCGCCTCCCGACGACCGGTGCTGCGGCGCTGGCTGCTCATCGCTGTCCTCACCGTGGTGTTCGGGTTCTGCGGGGTGCTGATGCTCGCGCTCGTCGGCGCGACGGCCGGTGTCACCGGCACGGTCCTGGGCGCGGTGCTGTCGGTCGTGGTCGTCGGCATCGTCGTACCCGTGTTCTTGTGGGTCGACCGGTTCGAGTCCGAGCCGGCCGGCATGCTGCTGTTCGCCTTCTTGTGGGGTGCGTGCGTGGCGACGCTCGGCGCGGCGTTCCTCAACGACATCGGCGGCTACCTGCTGGGTGCGGCCGACGAGGGCAACCCGTTGGTCGCGGTCGGCGTCGCCCCCGTCGTCGAGGAGGTACTCAAGGGGCTCGCACCGTTCCTGCTCCTGCTGTTCAGGCGGCGTGAGATCGACGGCATCCTCGACGGGATGGTCTACGCCGGGCTCGCGGCCTGCGGCTTCGCGTTCGTCGAGGACATCCTCTACCTCGCCAACGGCTACGCCTCCGCCGGCGAGGACGGGCTGGTCGGCACGTTCGTCGTCCGGGTCCTCATGAGCCCGTTCGCCCACCCGATGTTCACGATCTGCACCGGCGTCGGGATCGGCGTCGCGGCCACCTCGCGCACCGCGCTGGTCCGCTGGACCGCGCCCCTCATCGGTCTCGCCTGCGCCGTCACCCTGCACAGCCTGTGGAACGCCGCCGCCGTCGTGAGCTCGGGCGGCTGGCTGGTCGTCTACGTCGTGGTGCAGGTGCCGCTGTTCCTGATGTTCATCGGGCTGCTGGTCTGGGCCCGCCGGCGCGAGGCGTCGATGATCGGAGCCCAGCTGAGCCCGTACGCCGACCGCGGCTGGCTCACGCACGCCGAGGTCGCGATGCTCTCTTCGATGCCCGAACGCCGGTACGCCCGGGGCTGGGCGGCCGCTCACGGCGGCGCCCCGAGCAAGCAGCAGATGCACGAGTTCCAGGACGCCGCGTCCGAGCTGGCCATGCTGCGTGCGCGGCTCAACCGCGGCCAGGTCGACGAGCAGGCGCTGGGCGAGGAGCGGGCGCTGCTCGACCTGATGTCGCAGCGCCGACAGCAGTTCCTGGGCACCGCGATCTATCGCAAGTTCGAGGTCCTGGGTCACCTCTGA
- a CDS encoding DUF3618 domain-containing protein, with amino-acid sequence MAEKRVRSQKEIEADLAATRQRLAGTIDELAFRAQPKEVAKRQVESLKLAANDATRTPDGELKTDKVAAGVGGLGAFLLLLGLIRRARS; translated from the coding sequence ATGGCAGAGAAGCGCGTTCGCTCCCAGAAGGAGATCGAGGCCGACCTCGCCGCGACCCGCCAGCGGCTGGCCGGCACGATCGACGAGCTCGCCTTCCGGGCGCAGCCCAAGGAGGTCGCCAAGCGTCAGGTCGAGAGCCTCAAGCTCGCGGCCAACGACGCCACCCGCACGCCCGACGGCGAGCTCAAGACCGACAAGGTGGCCGCCGGTGTCGGCGGCCTGGGCGCCTTCCTGCTGCTGCTCGGCCTGATCCGCCGCGCCCGCAGCTGA
- the efeO gene encoding iron uptake system protein EfeO, which translates to MSRRTSSVILTALLASTALAACTSNEPAGNAGDQGKLSVTSDAKTCELSAKEAPSGNLVFNVTNKGSQVTEFYLLGEDGLRIVGEVENIAPGLSRDLVLKAAPGKYFTACKPGMVGKGIRSAFTVTDSGNDTELTGDDKALAQTAGSQYGSYVKDQTEQLLTKTQSFVSLYKAGKDDQARALYADARRHWERIEPVAESFGDLDPKMDLREADLEPGQTWTGWHRIEKDLWPPKTGYTALTPAQRATVADQLLTDTRTLSSRTRTTTHTPDKMANGSKELMDEVATGKVTGEEEIWSHTDLWDFQANVDGARVAFEDLRPILKKKDKALDTSIATKFTALQKLLDQHKKGDGFVLYNELTPAQVKELSSGVNALSEPLSKLTAAVTL; encoded by the coding sequence GTGAGCCGTCGTACGTCGTCCGTCATCCTCACCGCGCTGCTCGCCTCGACGGCGCTCGCAGCCTGCACCTCCAACGAGCCGGCCGGCAACGCCGGCGACCAGGGCAAGCTGTCGGTCACGTCCGACGCCAAGACCTGTGAGCTGTCGGCGAAGGAGGCGCCGTCGGGCAACCTCGTCTTCAACGTCACCAACAAGGGCAGCCAGGTCACCGAGTTCTACCTGCTCGGTGAGGACGGCCTGCGCATCGTCGGTGAGGTCGAGAACATCGCACCCGGCCTGTCCCGTGACCTCGTGCTCAAGGCGGCCCCGGGCAAGTACTTCACCGCCTGCAAGCCGGGCATGGTCGGCAAGGGCATCCGGTCGGCGTTCACCGTCACCGACTCGGGCAACGACACCGAGCTGACCGGTGACGACAAGGCGCTGGCCCAGACCGCCGGCTCGCAGTACGGCTCCTACGTCAAGGACCAGACCGAGCAGCTGCTCACCAAGACCCAGTCGTTCGTGAGCCTCTACAAGGCGGGCAAGGACGACCAGGCCCGGGCGCTGTACGCCGACGCCCGCCGTCACTGGGAGCGCATCGAGCCCGTGGCCGAGTCCTTCGGTGACCTCGACCCGAAGATGGACCTGCGCGAGGCCGACCTCGAGCCGGGTCAGACGTGGACCGGCTGGCACCGGATCGAGAAGGACCTGTGGCCGCCGAAGACCGGCTACACCGCGCTGACCCCGGCGCAGCGCGCCACCGTGGCCGACCAGCTGCTCACCGACACCCGGACGCTCTCCAGTCGGACGCGCACGACGACCCACACGCCGGACAAGATGGCCAACGGCTCCAAGGAGCTGATGGACGAGGTCGCCACCGGCAAGGTCACCGGCGAGGAGGAGATCTGGTCGCACACCGACCTGTGGGACTTCCAGGCCAACGTCGACGGCGCACGAGTCGCGTTCGAGGACCTGCGGCCGATCCTGAAGAAGAAGGACAAGGCGCTCGACACCAGCATCGCCACCAAGTTCACGGCGCTGCAGAAGCTGCTCGACCAGCACAAGAAGGGCGACGGGTTCGTGCTCTACAACGAGCTCACTCCGGCGCAGGTCAAGGAGCTGTCCTCGGGTGTCAACGCGCTGTCCGAGCCGCTGTCCAAGCTGACCGCGGCCGTCACCCTCTGA
- a CDS encoding YihY/virulence factor BrkB family protein, with amino-acid sequence MTLQTETAVERPVDDIPRTTAKPSWKVAVKRAIQKFSQDQCTDVAAMLTYYSMLALFPGLIAVVSLIGVFDIKPDTLIEIVAGIMDKPVTDSTFETPRTILNNFSSQSGAGLALLVGVLGALWSASGYVGGFSRALNRIYDIGEGRPFIKLRPWLYLITAVEVLLIVLVLVAMVFSGSVANEVGKKIGLGQQAVDVWNIAKWPFVCLIVILVICLLYWATPNVRKPRRIFLSWGAAIGFLVWVLASAAFGIYVTMTGGSSYNKTYGAFAGAVMFLLWLWITNLALLFGAELDAELERTRQLKSGLPAEELILLPARDDTGLQKNAEKYDETVHQAHELRLRSDADHEKAAEGLVPALAVRRSNERTASAMTASTDGPTRPATRHVDGTPEGYGAPSRATQLREDSRTQPYDAAREREIVRIDREDRRAAALVEAGRNRKVRDRLEAQEAKAAQARKEAERKAKEAREARESQVTREERWAEVDRVRAQFAPRDSVARDEVSAERQARRATYDAEQAQKAANPPAPKPPKPKKSPMPSALRTQVEQERAERRTSWYQARRPQNVGPSGATSVEIVDDERVEDEPQFRRDRRARS; translated from the coding sequence ATGACGCTCCAGACGGAGACGGCGGTCGAACGCCCCGTCGACGACATACCGCGGACCACCGCGAAGCCCAGCTGGAAGGTCGCCGTCAAGCGCGCGATCCAGAAGTTCTCGCAGGACCAGTGCACAGACGTCGCCGCGATGCTGACGTACTACTCGATGCTGGCGCTGTTCCCGGGCCTCATCGCCGTGGTCTCGCTGATCGGCGTGTTCGACATCAAGCCGGACACCCTCATCGAGATCGTCGCCGGGATCATGGACAAGCCGGTCACCGACTCCACGTTCGAGACGCCGCGCACCATCCTCAACAACTTCAGCAGCCAGAGCGGCGCCGGTCTCGCTCTGCTCGTCGGTGTGCTCGGCGCGCTGTGGTCGGCGTCGGGGTATGTCGGCGGCTTCAGCCGGGCGCTCAACCGCATCTACGACATCGGCGAGGGCCGGCCGTTCATCAAGCTGCGTCCGTGGCTCTACCTCATCACGGCGGTCGAGGTCCTGCTCATCGTCCTGGTGCTCGTCGCGATGGTGTTCTCCGGCAGCGTGGCCAACGAGGTCGGCAAGAAGATCGGGCTCGGTCAGCAGGCGGTCGACGTCTGGAACATCGCCAAGTGGCCGTTCGTGTGCCTCATCGTCATCCTCGTGATCTGCCTGCTCTACTGGGCGACACCCAACGTGCGCAAACCGCGCCGCATCTTCCTCAGCTGGGGCGCCGCGATCGGCTTCCTGGTCTGGGTCCTCGCCTCGGCCGCGTTCGGCATCTACGTCACGATGACCGGCGGGTCGTCGTACAACAAGACGTACGGCGCGTTCGCCGGCGCCGTGATGTTCCTGCTGTGGCTGTGGATCACCAACCTGGCCCTGCTGTTCGGCGCCGAGCTCGACGCCGAGCTCGAGCGCACGCGCCAGCTAAAGTCGGGTCTGCCGGCCGAGGAGCTGATCCTGCTGCCGGCCCGCGACGACACGGGGCTGCAGAAGAACGCCGAGAAGTACGACGAGACGGTGCACCAGGCGCACGAGCTGCGCCTGCGGTCCGACGCCGACCACGAGAAGGCGGCGGAGGGGCTGGTGCCCGCGCTCGCCGTCCGCAGGAGCAACGAGAGGACTGCATCAGCCATGACCGCCAGCACCGACGGACCGACTCGCCCGGCCACGCGCCACGTCGACGGCACACCCGAGGGCTACGGCGCGCCGTCGCGCGCGACGCAGCTGCGCGAGGACTCCCGCACTCAGCCGTACGACGCCGCCCGCGAGCGCGAGATCGTGCGCATCGACCGCGAGGACCGGCGCGCCGCAGCGCTGGTCGAGGCGGGTCGCAACCGCAAGGTGCGCGACCGGCTGGAGGCGCAGGAGGCCAAGGCCGCCCAGGCCCGCAAGGAGGCCGAGCGCAAGGCCAAGGAGGCGCGCGAGGCCCGCGAGTCGCAGGTCACCCGTGAAGAGCGCTGGGCCGAGGTCGACCGGGTCCGCGCGCAGTTCGCCCCGCGTGACTCGGTCGCCCGCGACGAGGTGTCGGCCGAGCGACAGGCGCGCCGCGCGACGTACGACGCCGAGCAGGCGCAGAAGGCGGCCAACCCGCCGGCCCCCAAGCCGCCCAAGCCGAAGAAGTCGCCGATGCCCAGCGCTCTGCGGACGCAGGTCGAGCAGGAGCGCGCCGAGCGGCGTACGTCCTGGTATCAGGCCCGGCGCCCGCAGAACGTCGGCCCGTCCGGTGCCACCTCCGTCGAGATCGTCGACGACGAGCGGGTCGAGGACGAGCCGCAGTTCCGCCGCGACCGACGCGCGAGGTCCTGA
- a CDS encoding GTPase family protein — protein MSGSGGARRRELDTAALVSAVQTVRAAVEGSALPVRVDGAEQARRDRVELLHQLDDYVLPRLQSLDAPLLCVVGGSTGAGKSTLVNSVVGELVTRAGVLRPTTRASVLIHHPSDARWFADDRVLPGLARLTGGPTTEEDPGQLRLVASDHIPAGLALLDAPDIDSVVEANRDLARQLLSAADLWLFVTTAVRYADAVPWALLQQATERGTSVAVVLNRVPMDAMGEVRADLAQMLIQQGLGQSPVFAVLESRLDEQGLLPTSEVSRIRSWITSLAADAHARSTVIRRTLSGALDSLSGRANTLAGAVQAQADAVDELRSVSEGAYARATDEVAEGMSDGSLLRGEVLARWQEFVGTGEWFRQLDAGVGKVRDKLSAILRGRGRGVPTTELGEALHTGVAALIASHGESAALSVARQWRTRAGGTELMTEHPELGRVSPEFDARVQQLVREWQGDVLDLVRAEAGGRRTTARFLAFGVNGIAVMLMLITFSATAGLSGAEVGIAGGSAVVAQRLLEAIFGDQAVRTLSAKARRLLLDRVERLYADEQQRHEAALMTLAVDPEVPQRLRAAVDAVKGAR, from the coding sequence GTGAGTGGGAGCGGAGGTGCGCGACGACGCGAGCTCGACACAGCGGCGCTCGTCAGTGCGGTCCAGACGGTACGCGCCGCAGTCGAGGGGAGTGCACTCCCGGTTCGGGTCGACGGAGCCGAGCAGGCGCGGCGCGACCGGGTCGAGCTGCTCCACCAGCTCGACGACTACGTCCTCCCACGGCTGCAGTCTCTCGATGCTCCGCTGCTGTGCGTCGTCGGAGGCTCCACCGGCGCCGGCAAGTCGACCCTGGTCAACTCCGTCGTCGGCGAGCTGGTGACGCGCGCAGGAGTCCTGCGCCCCACCACGCGCGCATCGGTGCTGATCCACCACCCGAGCGACGCCCGCTGGTTCGCCGACGACCGGGTGCTGCCCGGTCTGGCTCGGCTGACCGGTGGCCCCACCACCGAGGAGGACCCGGGTCAGCTGCGGCTCGTCGCCTCCGACCACATCCCGGCAGGCCTCGCTCTGCTCGACGCGCCCGACATCGACTCGGTCGTCGAGGCCAACCGCGACCTCGCCCGCCAGCTGCTGTCAGCCGCTGACCTGTGGCTGTTCGTCACGACCGCGGTGCGCTACGCCGACGCCGTGCCGTGGGCGCTGCTGCAGCAGGCCACCGAGCGGGGTACGTCGGTCGCCGTCGTCCTCAACCGCGTCCCCATGGACGCCATGGGCGAGGTCCGCGCCGACCTCGCTCAGATGCTCATCCAGCAGGGCCTCGGCCAGTCACCGGTCTTCGCGGTGCTCGAGAGCCGCCTCGACGAGCAGGGCCTGCTGCCCACGTCCGAGGTGTCGCGGATCCGGTCCTGGATCACCTCGCTCGCGGCCGACGCCCATGCCCGGTCGACCGTGATCCGCCGTACCCTCAGCGGCGCCCTCGACTCGTTGTCCGGCCGTGCCAACACTCTCGCCGGCGCCGTGCAGGCCCAGGCCGACGCCGTCGATGAGCTGCGCTCGGTGTCCGAGGGCGCCTACGCGCGGGCGACCGACGAGGTCGCCGAGGGCATGAGTGACGGCTCGCTGCTGCGTGGTGAGGTGCTCGCCCGCTGGCAGGAGTTCGTTGGCACCGGCGAGTGGTTCCGGCAGCTCGACGCCGGCGTCGGCAAGGTTCGCGACAAGCTCTCCGCGATCCTGCGCGGGCGGGGGCGCGGCGTCCCGACCACCGAGCTCGGCGAGGCTTTGCACACCGGCGTCGCTGCCCTGATCGCCTCGCACGGCGAGTCGGCCGCGCTGTCGGTCGCCCGGCAGTGGCGTACCCGCGCCGGCGGCACCGAGCTGATGACCGAGCACCCCGAGCTCGGGCGCGTCTCGCCGGAGTTCGACGCCCGGGTCCAGCAACTCGTCCGCGAGTGGCAGGGCGACGTCCTCGACCTCGTCCGCGCCGAGGCGGGCGGTCGGCGTACGACGGCCCGGTTCCTCGCCTTCGGGGTCAACGGCATCGCGGTGATGCTCATGCTGATCACGTTCTCGGCCACGGCGGGCCTGTCCGGAGCCGAGGTCGGCATCGCGGGTGGCTCGGCCGTCGTCGCGCAGCGGCTGCTCGAGGCGATCTTCGGCGACCAGGCCGTGCGCACGCTGTCCGCCAAGGCGCGCCGGCTCCTGCTCGACCGGGTCGAGCGGCTCTACGCCGACGAGCAGCAGCGGCACGAGGCCGCGCTGATGACGCTTGCCGTCGACCCGGAGGTCCCGCAGCGCCTCCGCGCGGCGGTCGATGCAGTGAAGGGTGCTCGATGA